From the genome of Bradyrhizobium sp. ORS 278:
CCGGCATCGCTGCGATGATCAGCGCCGCGGCCGAGCGCGGCGCGGACCTGACCCGGCATCTCCTCGCCTTCTCGCGCCGGCAGCCGCTGCAGCCGCGCGCCACCGACATCAACGCGCTCGTGGTCGACGCCGCGCGCCTGCTGCGGCCGACGCTCGGCGAGCAAATCGAGATCGAATCGATGCTCTCCCATGACAGCGCGCCGGCGCTGATCGATCCGAGCCAGCTCTCGACCGCGATCCTCAACCTCGCGATCAACGCGCGCGATGCCATGCCCGATGGCGGCAAGCTGACGCTGGAGACCAAGAATATCACGCTCGACGAGGACTACGCGCGGCTGAACCGCGATGCCAAGCCCGGCGGCTACGTGATGATCGCGGTCAGCGACACCGGCCAGGGCATTCCCGCCTCGCTGCTCGACAAGGTGTTCGAGCCGTTCTTCACCACCAAGGACGTCGGCAAGGGCTCCGGCCTCGGACTCAGCATGGTCTATGGCTTCGTCAAGCAGTCCAACGGCCACGTCAAGATCTACAGCGAGCAAGGTCACGGCACCACGGTGAAGCTGTATCTGCCGCGGGCGGCGAGCGCGCCGGAGCTGCCGGCCGCCGAGAGCGGCCGTCCGGCGGTGGCGCGCGGCGACGAGACGATCCTGATCGTCGAGGATGACGCGCTGGTGCGCGACTACGTCGTCGCCCAGGTGCGCCGGCTCGGCTACCGGACGCTGTCGGCGAGCAACGCCGCCGAGGGGCTCGCGATCATCGACAGTCCCGAGCGGATCGACCTGCTGTTCACCGACGTCATCATCCCCGGCGGCAAGAACGGCCGCCAGCTCGCGATCGAGGCCGAGAAGCGGCGCCCCGGGCTGAAGGTGCTGTACACCTCGGGCTACACGGAGAACGCGATCGTGCATCACGGCCGCCTCGATGCCGACGTCCTGCTGCTCGCCAAGCCCTATCTCAGCGCCGATCTCGCACGCATGATCCGGACCGCGCTAGAGGCGTGAGGCGGCCGGCAGGGTTTGCCACAATGCCCGCCCCAAATTCCGGTGTCGTCCCGGCCTTGAGCCGGGACCCATAGCCACCGGCTTCGGTGGCTAGGCCAGATGGGTCCACCATCGTACCTCGCACATCTCCCTGGGGGTTATGGGTCCCGGCTCGAGGCCGGGACGACAGCGGAGGTCTTCGTCAGCATCTTCCACCAAACTGCTGGTCTGAGGACCCGTCATCGCCTTCCCGCCGCACGTCGTGCCTGGGCTATGGATTCGAGGATGTCGCCGGCCTGGCTCACGATATTTTTGCGCCAATTAAGCCGCAGACGGCACAAGCGCGCCAAAAAAGCCACCAGCGCCGCGCAACATGGATTCGCCTTGCCGCGTCAGCAATCTTTTGCGTGAATCGATGTCGAAGCGTCCCATGACGAAGCCTGCCCGCGTGACCGACCGCTGCTTTGCTCGCTCCCGAACGGCGTCGACGGACTCGCGCCGCGTGC
Proteins encoded in this window:
- a CDS encoding ATP-binding protein, which encodes MFLWRRWRDVLFRGVIAGLAGYAAVCGVGRLVAIVDLWLPTAGAGTVIDAVQALLSFGLIALMLKILPQLLVLPTRITLQKAYAQLEEEVRQRRAAEAMVRRFQEIEANEAQVRQAQKMEAIGQLTGGVAHDFNNILTVITGTIEILADAVKDKPQLAGIAAMISAAAERGADLTRHLLAFSRRQPLQPRATDINALVVDAARLLRPTLGEQIEIESMLSHDSAPALIDPSQLSTAILNLAINARDAMPDGGKLTLETKNITLDEDYARLNRDAKPGGYVMIAVSDTGQGIPASLLDKVFEPFFTTKDVGKGSGLGLSMVYGFVKQSNGHVKIYSEQGHGTTVKLYLPRAASAPELPAAESGRPAVARGDETILIVEDDALVRDYVVAQVRRLGYRTLSASNAAEGLAIIDSPERIDLLFTDVIIPGGKNGRQLAIEAEKRRPGLKVLYTSGYTENAIVHHGRLDADVLLLAKPYLSADLARMIRTALEA